The following coding sequences are from one Neodiprion lecontei isolate iyNeoLeco1 chromosome 7, iyNeoLeco1.1, whole genome shotgun sequence window:
- the LOC107223514 gene encoding zinc finger protein 678 has product MSKAESVSTLSNDDDEMNDLDGSIIWSQDDPVSSNEMMEIEDSIGPGGDTANLLCRLCAGRAIDPIYIYSEIGESMKLAHKMNTCLSIKIRRTDPLPKQVCLDCAEKIMYCNDFDTQCIKAEETLLMMLREKQRFEIPELITNEILCDEKSCPLCLNGRMTTGPPNRTDPISAELYDSDIVLDSSDEERAYEELKAERESGGTSIMLQCLGNRQQYLKCGACMNLYHTKETLDSHKCKPNVQSTSKPYKCAICSVTFTFEERLNFHMRFHARAKALYCEICKITFGKELKLFYHYKRYHCEATTVSCLQCGKLFENQLALRTHVCVDGKTRPHICEVCNKGFSDGYTLKRHVVTHLPEKPYKCGQCAKSFTQKSRLNKHIAGHGVVIEESQTTWKCVQCGEAFATCDDADNHYKTHDEKITLIEELTASKMYHCEFCNSFFSDLDNLKTHQNLHSVEKPYSCNQCMTVYKSYAEAVLHWKEHPRIFKVSIAFSCDICSKDMKELSLLYKHKQKRHHYIPRRSESGDLKFICELCGSVFDKMTEVQEHGREQCSKFPCDICGSLLPTANSLNAHKRRHSGLRPYVCNICGKSYTQSSHMWTHKRFHMGVKPYACEYCDQRFTIKPDLADHTRKKHTRERPFKCDVCHKAFLTGSVFYQHRLIHRGDRRYKCHYCEKAFTRTEALNNHIKIHTGEKPHACDVCGRCFRQKGDMRKHRRTQHVPKHEVV; this is encoded by the exons ATGTCGAAGGCGGAATCTGTGAGTACGCTGAgtaacgacgacgacgagatgAACGATTTGGACGGATCAATAATTTGGTCCCAGGACGATCCAGTATCCTCTAACGAGATGATGGAAATTGAAGATAGTATCGGCCCAGGAGGAGATACTGCTAATTTGCTGTGCAGACTGTGCGCAGGCAGAGCTATCGAtcccatatacatatactcggAAATTGGTGAATCGATGAAATTGGCACACAAAATGAACACCTGCCTTAGCATAAAG ATTCGCAGGACCGATCCGCTACCTAAGCAAGTGTGCCTGGATTGCGCGGAGAAGATAATGTACTGCAACGACTTTGACACTCAGTGTATAAAGGCGGAGGAAACACTGTTGATGATGTTGCGAGAGAAGCAGCGTTTTGAAATTCCGGAACTAATAACGAACGAGATATTGTGCGACGAGAAGTCGTGTCCGCTGTGCTTGAATGGACGAATGACAACAGGTCCACCTAACCGGACAGATCCAATATCTGCGGAATTGTACGACAGCGATATCGTGCTGGACAGCAGCGACGAGGAGAGAGCGTACGAAGAACTGAAGGCGGAGAGGGAATCTGGCGGAACTTCGATAATGCTTCAGTGCCTGGGTAACAGGCAGCAGTACCTCAAGTGCGGAGCCTGCATGAATTTGTACCACACCAAAGAAACCCTCGACAGCCATAAGTGTAAGCCAAACGTCCAGAGCACCTCGAAACCCTACAAATGCGCGATCTGCTCGGTTACATTTACTTTTGAGGAGAGACTCAATTTCCACATGAGGTTTCACGCCAGAGCCAAAGCTCTCTATTGCGAGATTTGCAAAATAACGTTTGGCAAGGAGTTGAAGCTGTTTTATCACTACAAGAGGTACCATTGCGAGGCGACAACCGTATCCTGCCTACAGTGCGGCAAACTGTTTGAAAACCAGTTGGCGCTAAGAACGCACGTTTGCGTCGATGGAAAGACGAGGCCTCACATCTGCGAGGTTTGTAACAAGGGTTTCTCGGATGGCTACACCTTGAAACGCCACGTTGTGACGCACCTACCCGAAAAACCGTACAAATGCGGTCAGTGCGCGAAGAGTTTCACGCAGAAGTCGAGGTTAAACAAACACATAGCGGGACACGGCGTTGTCATCGAGGAGTCACAGACCACCTGGAAGTGCGTTCAATGCGGCGAGGCGTTTGCCACCTGCGACGACGCCGACAATCACTACAAAACgcacgatgaaaaaataactctAATCGAGGAGCTGACCGCATCAAAAATGTACCACTGTGAATTCTGCAACAGTTTTTTCTCCGATTTGGACAACCTAAAAACACACCAGAATTTACATTCAGTGGAAAAACCATATAGCTGTAACCAGTGTAtgaccgtttacaagtcgtaCGCGGAAGCGGTTCTGCACTGGAAGGAACATCCAAGGATCTTCAAAGTGTCGATCGCCTTCTCGTGCGACATTTGCAGTAAGGACATGAAGGAACTCTCGCTACTCTACAAGCACAAGCAAAAGCGACACCACTACATACCGAGGAGGTCAGAGAGCGGGGATCTCAAGTTTATCTGCGAACTGTGCGGCAGTGTGTTCGACAAGATGACTGAGGTCCAGGAACACGGCAGAGAGCAGTGCTCCAAGTTTCCATGCGATATATGCGGCAGCCTGTTGCCCACGGCCAATTCCCTCAATGCTCATAAAAGGCGTCACAGCGGACTCAGGCCCTATGTCTGCAACATCTGTGGAAAAAGCTACACCCAGTCTAGTCACATGTGGACGCACAAGAGATTCCACATGGGGGTGAAACCCTACGCTTGCGAGTATTGCGATCAAAGATTCACAATAAAACCTGACCTGGCCGACCATACGAGGAAGAAACACACCAGGGAGAGACCGTTCAAGTGTGACGTTTGCCACAAAGCTTTTCTCACAG GTTCCGTGTTTTATCAACACCGGCTGATTCACAGAGGAGATAGGAGGTACAAATGTCACTACTGCGAAAAGGCGTTCACCAGAACCGAGGCtctcaataatcatattaaAATACATACAGGAGAAAAACCTCATGCATGTGACGTGTGCGGAAGATGCTTCAGGCAGAAGGGTGACATGCGTAAACATCGAAGAACACAACATGTTCCTAAACACGAAGTTGTATGA